DNA sequence from the Neomonachus schauinslandi chromosome 16, ASM220157v2, whole genome shotgun sequence genome:
gctgctgctgctggagcgGCCCGTGAGGAGGAGGCGGCGAGGATGGCGGCGGCGTCGTGGGCGCGGCGGAGATGAGCACCCGCGGCCCCAGGCCCAGGGCGGCGTGGCCGGAGTGGGCGGGGGTCCCGATGCAGGCCCGAGGAGGGCCATGGGGCAGGTCCTGCCTGTCTTCGCCCACTGCAGTGAGTAGGGGGAGGCTCAGGCCTGGTGTGGGGCCCAGAGGCCCGGGTGGGCTCCTCCCCAGTAACCACTCCGTGCCGGGTCGCGGGAGAattgggatgggggaggaggcgAAGGAGACAAAGgaagctctcccctccccccgcatTCCAGCGGCGACGGGGGCGACCTGACCCGGAGGACCTGAGTGAGTcaaggcagaggtggggggcacTGAGATAGCTGGCGGGGGATCGCGCCGGACTCTGGGATATGGCGCCGGACCCCACCCAGGGATGAGGACGCTCTCCGGGAGCTGTCCCCTCGCCCTGGTGCTGGCCGCAGCCGGCGGGGAGGGGAGTTGATTGGAGGGGTAGAGCCAGGATAGAGAAGAGGGATCTAACCACCCCCCCAATCATCCATCTTTGCATCCCACCTCCGTTTTCTGCCCAGACTCAGAGGCTGCCCCGACCTCGCCCAAATTGTCCAACATCCTGTCCCTTGGAAACAGCCATCCCTGGGTTGGGGCCAGGACTCCTGGGTCCTTACTGAGCTTTACCACTGATTAGTAGTAACCCTGGAAGACACCCATTCTACTCTGGGCCTCCGATTCCCCAGCTGCCAAAacgaggtgggggcgggggggggggcatctgaTTTCAGTTCCCAAACGGTATTGAGCATCTCCTGTAGGCAAAGCCCCAAGCTAGCTCTGAGGGGCTAGGTTCCACAATTGAAAATACCTTATCTGATGCTCACGATCTCTGAGACCAGGGCTTGAACAGTCCTCGTCTAACATTTTCTGTCTCACACCCCCGTGGTTCCCGCAGCTGAGAATTTCGACACTCTCAGATCTGGCCACTTGCATGTCCTAGGAGTCCAGATGCCAAAATTCTAACCATTTGTTATTTCAACATTAAAGAGTATCATCCCAACATCCTAAAATCTTGTCCTTACCTGGGCTTACAAAGGAAAGCCCTACATGATCCCTATCACCACCACCTCTCTGCCCTCAtcacccacccctctccctcccagtcACTCTGTTCCAGTCATGCCTTCacacctctctgttcctcagattTGCCAAGCATATtgtctgcctcagggcctttgcactgggctttttcctctgcctggaagacTCTTCCCTAGACATCTTCATGGCTTCCTCACTTCATTCAAGGCTCTGCTTAAACGTAATCTTATCAAAGAAGTCTTCCTGATCACCCTGTCTGAAATAGcatcctctcactttctcttcccttaccctgctttatttttctccacacaCTTAGCACCCAACATCATATATTTGTGTATTGTCTTTCTCGCCGGTAGAGTGTAAGGCCTGTGAGGGtagggattttgtctgttttgttcacattTGTATTCTCAgtctaaaacagtgcctggtacatagtaggtgttcaataaatggtttttgaaagaatgaactaATTGAAACCTCCTAAAATTCCTAATTTGAAGACTCTTAAGATTAAGATTCCTGGATTTGAACTTACACGGCTGAGCTTCTGACAGCACTATAGTAAGGTTTTACGGTCTGTATGTAGAATGTTCTAAAGGTCCTGTGGTTCAAGTATTCTAAGATTCCTTAATTCGGACCGTCCAAGTTTCCAGGACTGGCACACTTCTGTGATTCCGACAGTCTAAGCTTCTAAGAATCTTCGATTCTTTCCCTCTCGCAGAAGAAGCTCCGTCTACAGCGTCCTCTACCCCTGACTCCACAGAAGGTAAGTGGAGGGGGAGAATGTGAGAGCGGGACGCAAAGGGGCTCACAGCTGGATAGGAGGGTTGAAGAGAGTGGGTCAGGGTCCCGCTTAGAGTAGCTCATACCCTCCTTTGCTTACTGCAGGAGGGAATGACGACTCGGATTTTCGGGAGCTTCACACAGCCCGAGAATTCTCGGAGGACGATGAGGAAGAGACCACGTCGCAAGACTGGGGCACCCCCCGGGAGCTGACCTTCTCCTACATCGCCTTCGACGGTGTGGTGGGTTCTGGAGTGCGCCGGGATTCAGCTGCCCGCCGCCCCCGGCCCCAGGGCCGCTCAGTCTCGGAACCGCGAGACCCACCCCCTCAGCCCGGCTTGGGCGACAGTTTGGAGAGCATCCCCAGCCTGAGCCAATCCCCGGAACCTGGGCGCCGCGGTGACCCCGACACTGCCGCTCCAGCCGAACGCCGCCTGGAGGACCTAGGGCTCCAGCTGGACCAGCTGGGCTGGGCAGCCCAGGGAACGGGGTCCGGAGAAGACTCTGCCACCAGTAGCTCCACCCCGCTGGAGGACGAGGAGCCCGACGGGTCGGAGGTTGGAGAGGCTGGGAAAGGTGAGATGTCAGAGGTGCTGGGACCGAAGCCACAAGGGGTGGGTGGTCTCTCCTCAGGGCACCTCCAAGGTGAAAGCTCATGGCCTTCTCTTTCTAACGCGCCAGAACTGGACCTACAACTCGGACTCCCTCAGTCCTcaccgccgccaccgccgccggaAGTCTTGACTCTGCAGCCCAGCCCCGGCTCTGGAACCCCCCAGGCGGgtaccccatccccaccccgaTCCCGGGATTCGAACTCTTGGCCTGATGAGCCCTCGCTGGACCTGAAGGAGGAAGAGCCGTGGGGGCATCTGGAGCGGGAGCCAATCACGGGGCAGTGCCTCGATAGCACGGACCAATCAGAATTCACATTGGAACCACTCCTTCTAGGTAAAGTGCGGTAAAGTGCGTGAGTGAAGGTGCTCCTTTGGACTACAGTGAAGGTGGGAGGGTTGGAATTTAAAGGGACCAACCTCGCGAAGGAAGTGAGGAGGGTGGAGAAGAGGAGGTATTGCTATTGGCTAGATATAAACTCcgccctttaaaaaaattccccgTTACCTACGATTGCCATTGGTTCTTTTTATAGTTCTCCCTCCCACTTGAGGCGCGAACCCTCCTTTGAGTATTAGGATTGgctgattacttaaaaaaaaaaaaatccctcttttgGAGTGCTCCTCCTAAAGGCTGATTTTGGATGGGACAAATCCCTGAAAAAATAAGGCTGTCTTCTGTTTGTGGCCATGGGACATTTACAAGTAAACTCTACGCCTTTTTAAAACGCTCCTCTTCCCTGACCGCATCCGTTGGCCAGTTGCGAAGAGAGCCCGCCTTCCTCTAAAATAACGCTAAGCCTCCACGAACGGCCATGGTGATTATAGACATCACTGCTTTTGGGTGTTTACAAAGAGAGCCACCCCTTTTTGGACCTGTCCCCACCTCTATGGAGAGCCATTGGCTGGGTACAAAGGGGCCCCGCCCCTTACTCCTTCCCTCCGGGTTCCACTGAAGTGGGCGAAATCCCCCGAGAAGTAGCGGTGTCCACAGCCTCTCACTCAGAGCGGAGATGGGGAGTAAAGGTGGGCTTGCGGAGCGGGCTGCTGGGACCGGGGTTGGGGGGTGGCGTAAATGGGTCCAGATTCTCTCTTATCTCCCCCAAATCTGCGGGTATGTTTCCCACTGGTCCCAGATTCCCCACAGCTGCAGGCTGAAGCTGGGGGGTTGAGGGGGTGTCTAGAGAGGGAGTGGAGGGCGCGTGGGGTCCCCTCTCCCCCCCGAGCCGAAGCTTTGGGGCCCAAGAGcagggaggccccctcccccagtctcaGGCCCAGGCGGCGCTGTCACTCAAGACCTGGACAGGCCAGCACAGCTGCGGGCCaggcccccccctccccccagcgtGCCTAAACTTAGCCCCCGCCTCAGGCGacccggcccctcccccacccactggCACAGGCCTTGGGGAGGCTGCAAGGGAGGGCCCTGCATTGCGGGTAGTGGGAGGCCTGCCCTTGTTCGAGGTAGATGGGAGTGTTTGTGTAAGGACGAAACAGAAGTGAGGGGAGTCAGACTCTGAGGGGGACGGGTCAGAATTTGATCAgagtgagggtgggagggtggagggtATTGGGCTACCGGTCCAGGGCTGAGATGGGGTCACATTATTGGGAAGGCTGTTAACGTTTAGATGGGCAAAATGAAACATTGGAGGGGCACAGTgggtagagtatgcaactcttgatcttgactcttgatcttgggtggtgagttcaagctccacctTGAGCACggaacccatttaaaaaaaaaaaagtgaaaaggagtCTGGAGATCAGGGCTCAGGTTGGGCTTGTGAGGTGAATTTAGCATCTCAGAAAGGGCTCAGAAATTTGAATCAGGGCGTAGAAAGGAGGATGATATTATTAATGCGTTTAGGACTTAGAAAAGTGCATGTGGATGGGAGTATCAAGAAGATACCACTTTACACTTGTCAggttggcaaaaaagaaaaagaacaataacacCCCTTGTTGGGCAGGATGCTGGAAAAAGATCATGTCCAAGTTGctcatggaaatgaaaattgtTAAGGTTTGCTAACAAGCAATCTGATAATATTTATGACGTTCAGAAACACAGAACTAGTCCAGCCAGCCATTTCACCTCTGGGATTCTATCTCAGAAATAGAACCTCTCTGCAGGGAGGTAAGAATATCCGTAGAAGGCTAGTGCTTGCAGCACTGTTGAGGAATGGAGGTTAAGAAACCAAGTGAATGACCCAGCAATagataaatgttgaatgaaatgaaCGATGGTGCAGCCACATGCCGGAATCTTGTGGAGCCCTTATAAAGAATGAATCAAGAGCTCTTCCAACTGATGAGGAGGGAATTCTAGGAGGGAAAAGAGTGGGATGTGCGTGAGGCAGAAAAGTGTATAGATGATcccatttttcataaataatgaCCAAAAAATTGTATCCCCACATAACCTCTGGGCAGGACTGAGATTAAGGGGACTCACTAGACGGTTAATTTGGGTTTTCCAGAAGAAGAGGCGAAGCAGCTGGGAATTAAAGAAGATAACTAGAAATTGGGAAATTGAGTTCAGGTGCAGGCCAGGTGTGTCAAGAGGTCAAGGTTCAGCCCTGAGACAGGAAGCAGGAGGTGAGGAGATCAGCCAGGCCAGGTGCAAAGCCCAGCCTGACTGCCcggccccctctccctccacagtGGCGGACCTGCTGTACTGGAAGGACACAAGGACATCAGGAGTGGTCTTCACAGGCCTcatggtctccctgctctgcctcctgcACTTTAGTATCGTGTCCGTGACCGCCCACGTGGCCCTGTCGCTGCTCTGTGGCACCATCTCTCTCAGGGTTTACCGAAAAGTGCTGCAGGCCGTGCACCGGGGGGACGGCGCCAACCCCTTCCAGTGAGAACGCCTGGCCCCTAACCTTGACCTCTGTCTAGACCTCTGTGTTGACCGAAGAGCTGGTCTGACCCTTGACCTCCAGTCAGGCACCACTCATGCTGACCCTGACCCATCCTGTCCTTGTTTCTGACTCCAGCCTGACTCTGACCCTGAATTCCAGCCCTAACCTCTGATCCTAATCTCTTACCCTTAATCCTTGATTCCCATCTCCTGCCCCTGAACTTGACCGTAGCCCGCTACATCTGGCCGTCTCCTCAAACCCCTATTTCTTGCCCTTGTCCTAGCCACACCCCTCAGCCTGGGCTGGTCCACACAATGAGGTGCCTGACACCCTTTTGTCCTCCCAGGGCCTATCTGGATGTGGACCTGACCCTGACTCGGGAGCAGATGGAACGTCTGTCCCAGCAGATTGCCTCCCGAGTGGTCTCTATGGCCATCCAGCTGCGGCATTTCTTCCTGGTAGAAGACCTCGTGGACTCCCTCAAGGTGCCTCGAAACCCTCCCTCCTGGGTTCCCAGCATTCACCTGGCTGTCCCTGGGGAGTAGGAGGGCCATTGCTGGGGAAATTCACGGCCTGGGGAGGGCCCTGTAGGCTCTGCTGaccctgaccctctcccccagctGGCCCTTCTCTTCTACATCTTGACCTTTGTGGGTGCCGTCTTCAATGGTTTGACTCTTCTCATTCTGGGTGAGCTGGGAAGgctgtggggggcggggtggggaggtgggtcaTTGGCGCTTGCTGGGGGATGGGGTTCTAGATGGAACTGTTAAACTCTTGGGGGaaccctgaccccccccccccttcttttccctccgggggggctcttttttttcccccccccctcccgttCCCGGAACCCCCGGGGGGGGGTGACGGGCCCCCATTTGGCGGTGCCCCAGCCAAAAAGGGGGGgtcggccccccccccccccgcccccccccccccgccccggccagaGCCAGTGTCCTACTAACATGTCCCAGCCAGAGACAGGAGTTTCAACATGTTGAATATGTTTCAACAGCCAGAGATAAGCACTTTGATTGGTGCCCTCTGTGCAGAGCCAGGATCCGGCGGACATGGGCCAACCTAAGTCAGGTGGACGAACCGATGCTTTCACCCCAAAACTGCAAGGACAGTCACCATCGGGTGGGACGGCTGTTGCCCAGAACACTGAGAGGACCGAGGCCAACTGACATATATCCTATCCAGACACAGGCAGATGGACTGACATTCTCTTCTCTGGCACGGCTGAGAGCCCAGTGATCCACATGCCTGCCAGAGATAGTACGAACTCCCTCACATGCTGGAATCACCAAGACTCTCAAAGCCGGTCACACTGTGAATTCGACTAGTATTTAAGTCAGTCCACGCACGGACTTGACAACAAACACCAATACCCCACACTCTCACCTGACTCACACATACGGACACACGCACATACAACTCACTCAAAGATTCATAGTCATGCCCAGGAAACAGACTTACTGGCAAATTCCCGTGTGTCTACCTGACATCATTTCCCACACAGAACTTGGCCCAAGCGACTGACGCTTCAGCTTGAGCTTCTGACTTCCAAGGCTATTTTAGTAGGCTTGGAGTTGAAGGTGGAGTAGTGGACCACTCTCCCCAATTTCTcatttggaggtgggggaggaagcaGCCTCCTGAATGAATCGGGGAGAAGAACCCCTCCAATCTCTCCTTCTTGGTCTCCCAGGCCCAGATGGACCAGTATGTGGGATTGGTGACCAATCAGTTGAGCCACATCAAAGCTAAGTAAGGACAGGGGATGGAGATGgatgggttggggaggggagaagcttAGGAACTTTTCCCCAGATATTACCTGTCCCTAAATCTCTTGGGGTTAATGCCCCCTCCCCAAAGACAATTCCAACGAGGTCATTaggtggagggcaggggctggcttTGGGCACTCAGctacttcccccaccccacccccaccccccaacgtCCAGATTTCCCCTTAGTTCTCAGATTCCTATGGGTCACTTGCCCCACCTTGTGATTCCACTTGTTTCTCCCTCAGGATCCGAGCTAAGATCCCAGGGTCCGGAGCCCTGGCCTCGGCAGCAGCCGCAGTCTCTGGATCCAAAGCCAAAGCCGAATGAAAGGGGTGTCTCTGCCCTCGGGACGCCTGCCCCCATCCCCCGCAGCTCTCTGCCCAACTCCATCTCccttccatccccaccctccctccgCCTCCGCCCGAGCCATTTCCCGAGCCATTTCCCGAGCCATTTCCCGAGCCGGGCGGGTTTCTGGATCACCAGGGAGTTTGTGCAAATTGCCTGGGCGGCCAGGACTACATCTCCCAAGAGGCTCTGCTCTAGGAGCCCCGGAAAGGCGAGGCACCTTGGCTGCGGCGCCTGCTGGGACTTGTAGTTGCCTAGATAGGGCACCCGCCGGGCACTTCCGTGACCCCACGGCTGGAGGCGCCGTGAGAGATTGGTGTCTCCTGGACGCCACTAGCCCCAAAGCCAGGGCTTTGCATGGGGCCCAGGGGAGGCCTGAGCTTGGATTTACACTGTAATAAAGACTCCTGTGGAAAACCCAAGGCCTCCTGTGCTTCCAGCCTCCTCCAGCTTTCACCTTCCTGCACCGAAAAGCACCCAAGTGGTATTCAAGGAGGAACCTTCCCCATCTATCCAGAAGAAGCTCCCTCCTAATCTgtttatattatgaaatgattgaGGGGAGGATGCTGAGAGACCCTCCGTCCCAGGGCTAGCCAAGGCTTTGACAGCCGCTTTCCATGCCTGTGCCCAAGGCAGACATCACTAGTCGATCCCCACACTCTGCCCGCCAGGCAGCCTTCTCACCTGAGCCCCAGATCCGTGCCCAAGTGCCTTCTGGACGGCTCCCTCCACAAACCTATCCAAACCTTTTATTGTCCTATCTGATTTCCAGCTCAGGGATGTCTGCTCTGCCACTTTGTCATCAGGCTAGAGACCTCGGTATGGCCCTGGATTCCTACTTCCCCAGTCCCAACATCTAGTAAGTCAGGAAGCCATGCctatcctctctctcaaatgtctCTCATCTAACCACCTCTCTCTGTCCACTTGCCTTGGGACCCAGTAAAGGGCCTCATGGTCTTCCTGGGCCTCGGGTTCCAAAACCtagggagaaggaggcaggacTGGGTTCTAATGACccacagacctggatttgaattccgGCTTCACTACCTCttgcctgtgtgaccttgagcaagtgacttcacctcttGAAGCAGAATTTTCAAATGGAAAACTGTCACCATAACCGCATGGACATGGAAAACCCTTGGCATATACTAAATGCCCAGTGACCAGAAGCTGCTTGTGAGCTATGAGATTGTTTCCCGAATCTCGGTCCTTCCGTCATGATCTTTCTATCACCCGTTCTGCTTTtcatctaatatttttctttaaattggttaattaaaaataaaaaatatcttttaaaaagaaatgttacttCGCCACCAAGAAAGTCAGTATCACTTGCCAGGAATAGAAGgtaacagtaaaaataaacacagaactATTAACATTTAAACTGTATGTTCGTGCATCACCTAAAATCATCTCACTTGTCTAGCGACGCATGTCACATTTTAGGAGCTAGATAATGATGTTGCAGGACTAGTAGTTAAAGCCTGTCTTTGTGTGTGGAGGGGTTGCCTAGCAGCAGCCAtgtaacaaaaaagaagaaaaggaaagaaaaagaaaaaagagggctTAAGGGGGCTTCTCTTGGATCTAGATCTGCCAAGCAGGGACCAGGTTTtcaatttccaaattaaaaaatagcGAGATTTCCAAAAGATGCTGTTATTCACACTTTGCAGAAGATAGTGTCACTTTGTAATGAAGAAcggaggggggcacctggccggctcagtggAGTAttccactcttgatctcagagttgtgagttcaagccccacattgggtgcagagattacttaaaagtaaaattaaacaaacaaacaaaaaactattaaaaaaaaaaaaaaggatggaggaAGAGGGACTGGTTGAAATTATGGGTCCAAGAGTGGCTAAAGCCCCCAAGCCCATCCTTGGCTTCTAGTGAGCCTACCCTCACTAGAAGCTGGAAATAGGTTGGAGTTTGAAACAGCCTTCACTAAGTGCTTCCCAAACTTTTATATCTATCTGCTCATTGTGATTCCTCCAGTGAAATGAGTTGTACTAAGCTTGTTTTCCAGGTGGGGagaccgaggctcagagaaggatAATGTAATAATCTTATATTTATCCtacaaacatttatcaagcatgTGCTAAATTCTCAagcagtcttggggcgcctggatggctcagtcgttaagcgtctgccttcggctcaggtcatgatcccagggtcctgggatcgagccccgcatcgagccccacatcaagctccgcatcgggctccctgctccacgggaagcctgcttctccctctcccactccccctgcttgtgttccctctcttgctgtgtctctctctgtcaaataaataaataaaatctttaaaaataaataaataaattctcaagCACTCTTTAGACAGTAGggacccagaaaaaaaaacaaaacaaagtccatagtctcatggaaGTGATATTCTAGTGGGAGCAGACAGAGAATAAGCACAATATATGGTAGGTGGTGCTCAGAGTGATGGGGAAAAGTCCATCAGGGTAAGGGGATGGAGTGACATGACttgctattttaaagattttatttatttgagagagagagaatgagagagagcaagcacatgagaggggggagggtcagagggagaagcagactccccgcccagcatggagcacgatgtgggactcgatccagggactccaggatcatgacctgagttgaaggcagtcgcttaaccaactgagccacccaggcgccccaaggacttGCTATTTTAAACTGAGTGGTCAGGCAAGACCTCACCAGGTGGTGGTATTTGACCAGAGGACAGAGTGAAGGGAGTCAGTGGACATGTGGAGGAAAGGAGAttcaagcagggggatcagcaaaCACAATGGCTCTGAGAAAGAAGCATGCCTGATGCCTAGTGTGTGCAGCAGATCTGCATACCAGATGCCAAGTAAATGAGGAAAGCAGAATAGGAGATGGGGTCAGAGGAGTGAAAGGAACTAGcatatagggattttttttttaagattttatttctttgacagagagagagagagagagtgagcacaagcagggggagctgcaggcagagggagagagagaagcaggctccccgctgagcagcgagccccaTGGGGAGCTTGATCataggacgctgggatcataaaaaggcagacacttaaccaactgagccacccaggtgcccttgaataTAGGGATTTTGTAGGGCCGTGGTGAGAACATTGACTTTTACTCTGAGATGGAAGCCCTGGGTAGGTTTCATGTGGTCCGGAACGATAGTGTTGTCAAAGGATCACTGACTTCGATTATAAAAGGGTCCACCTTTCTTGTAATGATAATTAGGATGGCGCAGGCTTGATTCCCCCAGGTGGATGGACTGTGTGAACTGGGGTACGGTACTATCCGTTtctaagcctctgtttccttggCCATAAAATACAGGTGCAGAAATTGATGACCTCTAGTGTCTTAAACTCAATATGGACAGAATTTCTGTCATCCCGCTGCCTAGGACGGTGCCTGGGACTTAGTAGGCGCTCAGTATAAATGTTTGAATGAACATGGGACTGTGTAGGTCGTTGAAGTTCCACAAAGGAACAGCAGGTGTCGCACCAGCCCCATAACCGCCTACTCGGAGTCTGCGGGGCTGGGCTAAATCAAACTCTAGCAGGAACTCGCTCACTCGAACTCGGATTTTTTCAGAGAAGGGGCTTCTGAAAGCCGACTTATGACTTTCtcctcttaaaaaacaaacttctcaCCTGGAAAAAGGGGCTTCGGGCCCTTTAACCTATAGAGGCGAGTGGGCCCGGTCCTCGAACGCCGCTTCCCAGAATGCGCGGCGCTATGCAAATGAAGACGGTTTCCAAAGCGAGGATGATTCATGCCCATGCAAGAAAAAGGTAACGTTTTGGAAGGATATATGTCGTAGTTGGCGGGAATTTATAGATATCGGAGTCAACAATCTCACACCCTCCCAAACTATGTGACCATAACTGTAAAAAGATAGCGGGTTCTGAGTTTTATATAGCTGTGTGGAGGAAAGTGTGTTTCGCCCGGATGATCCTCAGTGGTCTGGGGTGCAGGCTTCAAACCTGTAGCTGTCTAGCGACAGAGTGGTTCAATTCCACCTTTCGGGCGACAGGGTTCcctttttatattcccatcagacTGGACATTAGAGCGGGTTGTCGGAGAGAACGTCCCTCGGGCCAGCGCCTAATAACATCGCTACAATCCTCTGCTTCACAGTTCAATCTCCGCCACGTGGGTCTCTTCCCACGGTTACACTTTTACTGGGAGCATCAAAGATGATTCCAAAAGATGATGAAAATCATCCTGGATCTCTCCCCTTCACTTGCTTATTCTCCCATTCAGTCATTTGCTCACTCATGTATTTAATCACACATGCACTTATTCATCAGtcagatattcattcattcactcactcactcactcactcactcactcactcactcattcaacaagtatttgcttGGTGCCAGGTGCTGGAAACACAGTGTTGATCACAGCCCCTGGCCTGGCCTCATGGTGATCCCAGTGCAGTGAAGGAGACAAACATTAAACAATCATTAATTACACATTTAATGAACAACTACAAAGGTGATAACTACTGGGAAGGCAAGTACTGAACTTAGAGGCTAGCTAATAGGGAGACCTGAGTTCAGGTGAGGTGTCAGGGTTACACGTGGGCAGACACCTGAAGGATGAGGGGATGAATCAACAGAAGGGGGGAATATTCCAGGCCAGGGATCAAGGTGGCCCCAATAACAGCAGTGAGGATGGTGATAACTGCACTCAGCGTCGGCATGCATGAGCTCCCTGACTCCTCATAGCCCCATTCtgcagctgagaaaactgaggttcacacAGATGAAGcctcttgtccaaggtcacccagctttGGTAGGCTCTCAGACCCCTGGCCCATGCTATTTACTACTGCCCTGTGCTGTCTTTCTCAAGCTAGCTTTTCACTGAGTCCTGTCTGTTCTGCCTCCTACTGTCTTTTCAATTCCAGTCCTCCTTTCTATCTCATAGCCCTGCCCTTGTTCCAGGCTTCCCCAACACACACCAGTGTCCCCACCCGAGACCCCTCCTTGGCCTCCTGCCTGGGTCTTGCCCCTTTCTCTGCCAGCTACCCTCAACTTGGTGGTTAAGGCTGTCTTCCTAAAGCACAAGCCTGCCCCTCCCTTTCTTGCACTCAAAACCTGctatggctccccagtgcccacaGAGATTATCTAAATTCTTAGTCTGGAATTTAAGCCTGCAGAATCTGGTCCTTGCTAAACAATTTCTCCACACCTTTTGCTCTGTG
Encoded proteins:
- the RTN2 gene encoding LOW QUALITY PROTEIN: reticulon-2 (The sequence of the model RefSeq protein was modified relative to this genomic sequence to represent the inferred CDS: substituted 1 base at 1 genomic stop codon) — its product is MGQVLPVFAHCKEAPSTASSTPDSTEGGNDDSDFRELHTAREFSEDDEEETTSQDWGTPRELTFSYIAFDGVVGSGVRRDSAARRPRPQGRSVSEPRDPPPQPGLGDSLESIPSLSQSPEPGRRGDPDTAAPAERRLEDLGLQLDQLGWAAQGTGSGEDSATSSSTPLEDEEPDGSEVGEAGKELDLQLGLPQSSPPPPPPEVLTLQPSPGSGTPQAGTPSPPRSRDSNSWPDEPSLDLKEEEPWGHLEREPITGQCLDSTDQSEFTLEPLLLVADLLYWKDTRTSGVVFTGLMVSLLCLLHFSIVSVTAHVALSLLCGTISLRVYRKVLQAVHRGDGANPFQAYLDVDLTLTREQMERLSQQIASRVVSMAIQLRHFFLVEDLVDSLKLALLFYILTFVGAVFNGLTLLILGELGRLKQPPEXIGEKNPSNLSFLVSQAQMDQYVGLVTNQLSHIKAKIRAKIPGSGALASAAAAVSGSKAKAE